The following are encoded in a window of Dioscorea cayenensis subsp. rotundata cultivar TDr96_F1 chromosome 16, TDr96_F1_v2_PseudoChromosome.rev07_lg8_w22 25.fasta, whole genome shotgun sequence genomic DNA:
- the LOC120279485 gene encoding uncharacterized protein LOC120279485, whose protein sequence is MSKNGPYSVKLQSWMLDLGALISLAPAATWIWHTNLPMHYWNHSTILSIMKPLAPLPHEVEVFVRARGYCMMADIFSPSDRERHHSTTAPSSLPEALGVSVNLLHNPSLSVAHLAVTHLTTTLSEKEKAPFLFLTAHHHSWKPVPR, encoded by the exons ATGAGTAAGAATGGCCCTTACTCTGTCAAGCTTCAGAGCTGGATGTTGGATTTGGGCGCGTTAATATCGTTAGCACCTGCAGCCACTTGGATTTGGCACACTAACCTCCCCATGCATTACTGGAACCATTCTACCATTCTGTCGATCATGAAACCCCTCG CGCCGCTACCGCATGAAGTTGAAGTCTTCGTCAGAGCTCGGGGTTATTGCATGATGGCGGATATTTTCTCCCCCTCAGATAGGGAAAGACACCATTCAACCACTGCACCGTCATCCCTCCCAGAGGCCCTAGGTGTTTCTGTTAACCTGCTGCATAATCCCAGTCTGAGTGTTGCCCATCTAGCTGTAACGCACCTGACAACCACCCTCTCCGAGAAAGAAAAGGCCCCTTTTCTCTTCCTGACAGCTCATCATCATTCCTGGAAGCCTGTCCCTCGGTAG